The Roseococcus microcysteis genome contains a region encoding:
- a CDS encoding FtsB family cell division protein, translating to MLFFGASAFFIWHAQQGEERHVERLQDLAQARVGLNIATAEREAMERRVNAVRGSEMDRDQVEERARALLNLSRPGEIILPYAPGERLY from the coding sequence GTGCTTTTCTTCGGGGCCTCGGCCTTCTTCATCTGGCACGCCCAGCAGGGTGAGGAGCGGCATGTCGAGCGGCTGCAGGACCTGGCCCAGGCGCGTGTCGGGCTGAACATCGCCACCGCCGAGCGTGAGGCCATGGAACGCCGCGTGAACGCCGTGCGCGGCAGCGAGATGGACCGTGACCAGGTGGAGGAGCGCGCCCGCGCCCTGCTGAACCTGAGCCGCCCGGGCGAGATCATCCTTCCCTACGCGCCGGGCGAACGCCTCTACTGA
- a CDS encoding DUF1826 domain-containing protein, which produces MPFLCEAFAPPATPVAEPPPRAVISTVETVLLTALHQDVGLALWLRDMPEGWKREVAPLASAGPFRAMGEGTPDDALDAAAAALPGPAPLNLLADALRLAHMFAALTRSEHVRLRFDGVTGDACRKFHVDAVGLRLLVTYAGPGTQWTMADQDSVPHEVPLGAVALFRGRARPGGHVLHRSPPISHLPEARRRRLVLCIDEAGCC; this is translated from the coding sequence ATGCCCTTCCTCTGCGAAGCCTTCGCCCCGCCCGCCACCCCGGTGGCCGAACCCCCGCCCCGCGCCGTGATCTCCACGGTGGAGACCGTGCTGCTCACGGCCCTGCACCAGGATGTGGGCCTGGCGCTGTGGTTGCGGGACATGCCGGAAGGCTGGAAGCGCGAGGTGGCCCCCCTCGCCTCCGCCGGCCCCTTCCGCGCCATGGGCGAGGGCACGCCGGATGACGCGCTGGACGCGGCGGCGGCCGCCCTGCCCGGCCCCGCGCCACTCAACCTGCTGGCCGATGCGCTGCGGCTCGCGCACATGTTCGCGGCCCTGACCCGCAGCGAACATGTGCGCCTGCGCTTCGACGGCGTGACGGGCGATGCCTGCCGGAAATTCCATGTGGATGCGGTGGGGCTGCGCCTGCTCGTCACCTATGCCGGGCCGGGCACGCAATGGACCATGGCGGACCAGGATTCCGTGCCGCATGAGGTGCCGCTCGGCGCCGTGGCCCTCTTCCGCGGCCGGGCGCGGCCGGGCGGGCATGTGCTGCACCGCTCGCCGCCGATCTCGCATCTGCCCGAGGCGCGGCGCCGGCGCCTCGTGCTCTGCATTGACGAGGCGGGGTGCTGCTGA
- the eno gene encoding phosphopyruvate hydratase, translating into MPAIADIVAREVLDSRGNPTVEAEVVLDDGSQGRAIVPSGASTGAHEAAELRDGDKSRFGGKGVRQACANVEGEIFDALGGMDASEQVKIDNLMIELDGTPNKSRLGANAILAVSLAVAKAAANAHELPLYRYVGGTFARTLPVPMMNIINGGKHADNPIDIQEFMIMPVAAGTAADAVRVGAEVFASLKKALHDAGHNTNVGDEGGFAPNIGSADEALSFIAKACEAAGHRVGEDILFALDCAASEFYHGGKYVLEGEGKTLDAGGMVDYLAALCAKWPIVSIEDGCHEDDWDGWKLLTDRLGAKVQLVGDDLFVTNPERLRQGIERATANSILIKVNQIGTLTETLEAVETAHRAGYTAVMSHRSGETEDATIADLAVATNCGQIKTGSLSRSDRLAKYNQLIRIEQDLGPAARYAGRTILRR; encoded by the coding sequence ATGCCCGCCATTGCCGATATCGTCGCCCGCGAAGTGCTCGACAGCCGCGGCAACCCCACCGTCGAGGCCGAGGTGGTCCTGGATGATGGCAGCCAGGGCCGCGCCATCGTCCCTTCCGGCGCCTCCACCGGCGCGCATGAGGCGGCGGAGCTGCGCGACGGCGACAAGTCCCGCTTCGGCGGCAAGGGCGTGCGCCAGGCCTGCGCGAATGTGGAGGGCGAGATCTTCGACGCCCTCGGCGGCATGGATGCCTCCGAGCAGGTGAAGATCGACAATTTGATGATCGAGCTGGACGGCACGCCCAACAAGTCGCGCCTGGGGGCCAATGCCATCCTGGCGGTCAGCCTGGCCGTGGCGAAGGCGGCGGCCAACGCGCATGAGCTGCCGCTCTATCGCTATGTCGGCGGCACCTTCGCCCGCACCCTGCCGGTGCCGATGATGAACATCATCAATGGCGGCAAGCATGCCGATAATCCCATCGACATCCAGGAATTCATGATCATGCCGGTGGCCGCCGGCACGGCCGCCGATGCGGTGCGTGTGGGCGCCGAGGTCTTCGCGTCGCTGAAGAAGGCGCTGCACGACGCCGGCCACAACACCAATGTGGGCGATGAGGGCGGCTTCGCCCCCAACATCGGCAGCGCGGACGAGGCGCTGTCCTTCATCGCCAAGGCCTGCGAGGCGGCCGGCCACCGGGTGGGCGAGGACATCCTCTTCGCGCTCGACTGCGCGGCCAGCGAATTCTACCACGGCGGCAAGTATGTGCTGGAAGGCGAGGGCAAGACGCTCGATGCCGGGGGCATGGTGGACTACCTGGCGGCGCTCTGCGCCAAGTGGCCCATCGTCTCCATCGAGGATGGCTGCCACGAGGATGACTGGGACGGCTGGAAGCTGCTGACCGACCGCCTGGGTGCGAAGGTGCAGCTGGTGGGCGACGACCTCTTCGTGACCAACCCCGAGCGTCTGCGCCAGGGCATCGAGCGCGCGACCGCCAATTCCATCCTGATCAAGGTGAACCAGATCGGCACGCTGACCGAGACGCTGGAGGCGGTGGAGACCGCGCACCGCGCCGGCTACACGGCGGTGATGAGCCACCGCTCGGGCGAGACCGAGGATGCGACCATCGCGGACCTCGCGGTGGCCACCAATTGCGGGCAGATCAAGACGGGTTCGCTCTCGCGTTCGGACCGGCTGGCCAAGTACAACCAGCTGATCCGCATCGAGCAGGATCTGGGGCCGGCCGCGCGCTATGCGGGGCGGACCATCCTGCGGCGGTAG
- a CDS encoding phytanoyl-CoA dioxygenase family protein yields the protein MAWHHWPLLPLHAMALATGAKSFEKNPLIGSARLNRAGLHIARRNLAQRLGERRRAALAEGVEAEDQRALLETGFLAKPDFLPAQDFAAMRDELFAARLPAREYLDGYTLTRLIPLDAASLAHLPATRAALGFAPYRALHDFVGSFRQSPFLFVQTVFSHVREAPPDIQSDFHTDTFHPTVKSWLFLDEVAEGEAGFTYVPGSHRPNRRHLAWERQVSIGAARAADRSTREGSLRIEEAALPRLGYPAPRKLAVAPNTLVIADTSGFHRRGIADRPTRRVSIWAYARGNPFKPWTGGDVLSATGLDKRVIRGFWAAQDMVKRMRGATGGWRWVGERGPLDPPAI from the coding sequence ATGGCCTGGCATCATTGGCCGCTGCTTCCGCTCCATGCCATGGCGCTCGCCACCGGCGCGAAATCCTTCGAGAAGAACCCGCTGATCGGCAGCGCCAGGCTGAACCGCGCCGGGCTGCACATCGCGCGCCGCAACCTGGCGCAGCGCCTGGGCGAACGCCGGCGCGCGGCGCTGGCAGAAGGGGTGGAGGCGGAAGACCAGCGCGCCCTGCTGGAGACGGGCTTCCTCGCCAAGCCCGACTTCCTCCCCGCCCAGGATTTCGCCGCCATGCGCGACGAACTCTTCGCCGCCCGCCTGCCCGCGCGCGAATACCTGGATGGCTACACGCTGACGCGCCTCATCCCGCTGGACGCCGCCTCGCTCGCCCACCTGCCGGCCACGCGCGCCGCACTCGGCTTCGCGCCCTACCGTGCCCTGCACGACTTCGTGGGCTCCTTCCGGCAATCGCCCTTCCTCTTCGTGCAGACGGTGTTCAGCCATGTGCGCGAGGCCCCGCCCGACATCCAGTCGGACTTCCACACCGACACCTTCCACCCCACCGTGAAGTCCTGGCTGTTCCTGGACGAGGTGGCGGAGGGCGAGGCGGGCTTCACCTACGTCCCCGGCTCGCACCGCCCCAACCGGCGGCACCTGGCGTGGGAGCGGCAGGTTTCCATCGGCGCGGCGCGGGCCGCGGACCGCAGCACGCGCGAAGGCTCGCTCCGCATCGAGGAGGCGGCGCTGCCGCGCCTCGGCTATCCCGCCCCGCGCAAGCTGGCGGTCGCGCCCAACACGCTGGTCATCGCCGACACCAGCGGCTTCCACCGCCGTGGCATCGCGGACAGGCCCACGCGGCGCGTCAGCATCTGGGCCTATGCGCGGGGCAACCCGTTCAAGCCCTGGACGGGGGGGGACGTGCTGTCCGCCACCGGCCTCGACAAGCGCGTGATCCGCGGTTTCTGGGCCGCGCAGGACATGGTGAAGCGGATGCGCGGCGCCACCGGCGGCTGGCGCTGGGTGGGTGAGCGCGGGCCGCTGGACCCGCCCGCGATCTGA
- a CDS encoding MFS transporter, with product MTPERRLALATFALHGADQAALAALPLLATLHLGGGPGMTGALVAAQGAAWLLVSLPAGAWLDRAGRVRALRAALWAAALGFLLAWALRHHPATLAFAAFLGSGAVVVGILAVAALLPGYVAPEGRPRANAAIELARGVATLVAAPLAGLCAQMGWPGLALPLAATFAALGALALGRLPAEPPPAPRIPLRDAILEGARFTWREAHLRGLALCAIAWNFAFFALLAVLVPLALGPLGLTPAETGLALGFYGAGLMMGAVAAPHVLRVLPPGQVLALGPALTLGAVLLLWAGLLPAFPRLALSQWLVGFGPMLWQVTQTTLRQAVTPSALLGRVGAVMQVAVFGVRPLGALAGGALAARDGAEAGLLLALLGFALSVLLVLRAPLRGLSAFPTDCAAAAPAAHSAQGR from the coding sequence ATGACACCCGAACGCCGCCTCGCCCTCGCCACCTTCGCCCTGCACGGCGCCGACCAGGCGGCGCTGGCGGCGCTGCCGCTCCTGGCCACGCTGCACCTCGGCGGGGGCCCCGGCATGACGGGGGCGCTGGTGGCGGCGCAGGGTGCGGCCTGGCTGCTGGTCTCGCTGCCCGCCGGCGCCTGGCTGGACCGCGCGGGGCGGGTGCGGGCGCTGCGGGCCGCACTCTGGGCCGCCGCACTCGGCTTCCTGCTGGCCTGGGCGCTGCGGCACCACCCGGCGACGCTGGCCTTCGCCGCCTTCCTGGGCAGCGGGGCGGTGGTGGTGGGCATCCTGGCCGTGGCCGCCCTGCTGCCGGGCTATGTCGCGCCCGAGGGCCGGCCCCGCGCCAATGCGGCCATCGAACTCGCGCGCGGGGTCGCGACGCTGGTGGCCGCGCCGCTGGCCGGGCTTTGCGCGCAGATGGGCTGGCCGGGCCTCGCTTTGCCCCTGGCCGCCACCTTCGCCGCGCTGGGCGCCCTGGCCCTGGGCCGGCTTCCGGCCGAGCCGCCGCCCGCCCCGCGCATCCCGCTGCGCGACGCCATCCTGGAGGGCGCCCGCTTCACCTGGCGCGAGGCGCATCTGCGCGGCCTCGCCCTCTGCGCCATCGCCTGGAACTTCGCCTTCTTCGCCCTGCTGGCGGTGCTGGTGCCGCTGGCGCTGGGGCCGCTCGGCCTCACCCCGGCCGAGACGGGGCTGGCGCTGGGCTTCTACGGCGCGGGGCTGATGATGGGCGCCGTGGCCGCGCCCCATGTGCTGCGCGTGCTGCCGCCCGGCCAGGTGCTGGCGCTGGGGCCGGCGCTGACGCTGGGGGCCGTGCTGCTGCTCTGGGCGGGGCTGCTGCCGGCCTTCCCGCGCCTCGCGCTCTCGCAATGGCTGGTGGGGTTCGGGCCCATGCTCTGGCAGGTCACGCAGACCACGCTGCGCCAAGCGGTGACACCCTCCGCGCTATTGGGCCGGGTGGGGGCGGTGATGCAGGTGGCGGTGTTCGGCGTGCGGCCGCTGGGGGCGCTGGCCGGCGGCGCGCTCGCGGCGCGCGACGGGGCGGAGGCGGGGCTGTTGCTGGCCCTGCTGGGCTTCGCCCTCTCGGTGCTGCTGGTGCTGCGCGCGCCCCTGCGCGGCCTCAGCGCCTTCCCCACGGATTGCGCGGCCGCGGCGCCTGCCGCACATTCCGCCCAGGGCAGATGA